Genomic DNA from Bacillus sp. SM2101:
TACTACCATAGTACGGCAAGCAAAATTAATCTGAAAAACAGTCAAAAAAAGAAAACTATTTTGGAGTTATTGTGCTCTAATATTTTAGAGAGGTTTATGGGGAGGAGACACTTTGGATTTTGAACAACTAGTAAAACGTGCACAAAAGTATGATGATGAGGCATTTTATGAATTAATTACTTTGCATAAAATAAGCTTGTATAAAATAGCATACTCGTATTTTAAAAATGAACACGATGCAACAGAAGCAGTGCAAGAAGTGACCTTTCGAGCTTATAAGGAGATCAGAAAGGTGAGGCAACCACAATTTTTTACTACTTGGATTACTCGTATTATGATTAATTATTGTTCGAGAGAGTATAGTCGAAAGAAAAAGACTTCTTTGCAGGAAGTAGATAAAGGTGTGGAAGATAGTGAGTCATCAACGTTAACGAAAATTGATCTTGAACAGCATATTGCATTATTAGACCCACAACTACAAACAATTGTTAAGTTAAAATACTATCATGACTTAACGATCGATCAAATAGCTGACATTCTTCAATGTCCTGAAGGAACTGTGAAAACAAGGCTGTATAAATCTCTAAAACTATTAAAAGTTAGTTTAGCAAAGGAGTGGTTATGATGAATAAAGATTTTGAAAAAGAAGAAGCTGCTCTTTACGACATAAAAGATAAATATGATCATTTGTCGATCCCAGAAGACCTTGATCAGTCAATAAGGAATGGGATGAATAAAGCGACAAAGAGTCGAAGAATAAATCGTAGAATGAGGTTGACTTCCATTAGTGCTTGTATCTTAATTTTATCCTTCGTTACAACAGTGCGGATATCACCTGCCTTTGCTAATTACATGAGTACGATTCCTGGCTTAGCAAAAATAGTTGAACTCATTCAATTTGACCAAAGTTTGCAAGTAGCGGTAGAAAATGAATTTATTCAACATATTGGTGCTAGTGAAGAACAAAATGGTGTTACGTTCACAATCGATGCTGTTATTGTTGATGAGAGCAAGATGGTCATGTTTTATACACTGGAAAATGTAAAAGACTATAATTATTTGCACCCTTTACCAGATTTATTAACGAGTGAAGGTAAAGATTATCTTGCAAGTTCTGGCTCTGATAATCTGAAAAATAAACAGAACGAAAATTCGATAAGCGGACGATTTGATTTTTATTTCCATGAAGCTGTACCTACAGAAGGTTTTATACTCCAACTAATTGTTGAAGCGGGGGATGATTTATCTAATATGAGTGAATTTCCCCATGAATATAGTATTCCTTTTCAAGTAAATACAGCGCTTTTCGAAAATATGAAGGAACTATACGAAATTAATGAAACAGTAGAAGTCGAAGGGCAGAAAATAACATTTAAGACACTCGAAGTTTATCCAACTCAATTAAAACTACAAGTGACATATGATAAAAACAATACGATGAAAATCTTCGAACTTGAAGATTTACGAATTGTTGATGAAAATGGTGATGAGGTTACTTCAATTGCCAATGGAATAACAGGCTCGAATATTACCGAATATGGGGAGAGTTTTCATCTGGAAAGTAATTATTTCAAGAAACCGAAAGAGCTATACATCGAATTTACAGCTATAAGAGCGTTGGATAAAAACTTATTAGACCTTCAGGTGGATGTAGAAAACAGAAAAATCGTAAAAGCACCTGATGACCGTATCTATATGGAACCCTCCTACAATAATGAGAAGGAACAGCTAGTTATTTCGTTTGATAAAGATGACCTCTATAGTGGTGAATTACGCGTCGATTGGGAATTTGTTGATGGAGATGGAAAAAAATATAAGCCTTTATCGAATGGCTACAGTATGGGTGAAGCTAATGAAAGCTTGGTCCTCGAAATCCCTAATGAAAACTATAACAACCCATTAGTGTTTACAATTAGCGATTATCCAACTAGAAAATATACAAAGGATATCCGTTTAAAGGTAAAATAGTGAACTTGGCTTCCTCATTAAAGAAATATGTGTTTCAGCGAACTTTTGCCCTAGTTTATGTTTGATTAATACTTTTTACTATCTATCGTTATCAATTACAGTTATACTGATGTACTAACAGAGTATATATCACAGCAGTCATATATTATGGGGGAATTAAGATGGAGCCAAAAATATATATTATTCATGAAAACGATGAATGGACAGAACCTTTACACAAAGAACTCGATAAATTAGGACTATCTTATGAAGATTGGTTTCTTAATGAAGGATCACTTAACCTTAACGAGGAACCACCGATTGGGATTTTCTATAACCGAATGAGTGCATCTTCTCATACGAGAGGACACCGTTTTGCTCCTGAATATACAGCAGCTGTATTATCTTGGTTAGAAAAGCATGGACGAAAAGTGTTTAATACGAGTCGGGCACTTCAGCTTGAAGTAAGTAAAGTTGCCCAATATACCGCGTTGCAAGCATTTGACATCGTTACTCCACATACGATTGCTGCAGTTGGTAAGGAACATATTTTACAAGCTGGAAGTACGTTTGCAAAGCCATTTATTACAAAGCACAATCGTGCTGGCAAAGGGTTAGGGGTTCAGCTCTTTGACAATGTTGCCGCACTACAGCAATACGTGAACAGCGATGACTTTGATGAATCGATCGATGGCATCACACTTTTGCAGGAATATATACAGGCACCAGAACCGTGTATTACTCGTTGTGAATTCGTTGGAGGGAAATTTCTTTATGCTGTTCGGGTTGATACGTCTGAAGGCTTTGAGCTATGCCCAGCAGACGCGTGCCAAATAGGAGATGCCTTCTGCCCGACAACAGCCGATCCTACGCCAAAGTTTAAAATTCAAGAAAATTTTAACGATCCGATTATTCACAAATATGAACAATTTCTCGCTAACAATGACATTCATTTTGCAGGAATCGAATTTATTAAAGATGCCAATGGAAATATATACACTTACGATGTAAATACTAACACAAACTATAATGCTGATGCAGAAGCAGTCGCAAATGTTTCAGGGATGGGTGCGATTGCTAAGCATCTCGGTAACGAGCTAGCTATGTTATAGAACAACTAAACCTTTTATCTAAATTGTGATTAAGAATCTTCCAATGGGAGGGTTCTTTTTTTGTTCCTTGTGATGAGTTTTTAGTGTATCCCTCAACGTAGAAAAGGTACTATGCTGTATACAAAATTATTTCTTAGCAAATAAAACAACATCCTATGTAGAAAGCTTTTTAACTGGCTCGTATAGGTGGTAGTATGTTTAAGATTTTCGATAACTGTTTTATAATGAAAGGAAGGATTAGCTAC
This window encodes:
- a CDS encoding alpha-L-glutamate ligase yields the protein MEPKIYIIHENDEWTEPLHKELDKLGLSYEDWFLNEGSLNLNEEPPIGIFYNRMSASSHTRGHRFAPEYTAAVLSWLEKHGRKVFNTSRALQLEVSKVAQYTALQAFDIVTPHTIAAVGKEHILQAGSTFAKPFITKHNRAGKGLGVQLFDNVAALQQYVNSDDFDESIDGITLLQEYIQAPEPCITRCEFVGGKFLYAVRVDTSEGFELCPADACQIGDAFCPTTADPTPKFKIQENFNDPIIHKYEQFLANNDIHFAGIEFIKDANGNIYTYDVNTNTNYNADAEAVANVSGMGAIAKHLGNELAML
- a CDS encoding sigma-70 family RNA polymerase sigma factor; translated protein: MDFEQLVKRAQKYDDEAFYELITLHKISLYKIAYSYFKNEHDATEAVQEVTFRAYKEIRKVRQPQFFTTWITRIMINYCSREYSRKKKTSLQEVDKGVEDSESSTLTKIDLEQHIALLDPQLQTIVKLKYYHDLTIDQIADILQCPEGTVKTRLYKSLKLLKVSLAKEWL
- a CDS encoding DUF4179 domain-containing protein, whose product is MNKDFEKEEAALYDIKDKYDHLSIPEDLDQSIRNGMNKATKSRRINRRMRLTSISACILILSFVTTVRISPAFANYMSTIPGLAKIVELIQFDQSLQVAVENEFIQHIGASEEQNGVTFTIDAVIVDESKMVMFYTLENVKDYNYLHPLPDLLTSEGKDYLASSGSDNLKNKQNENSISGRFDFYFHEAVPTEGFILQLIVEAGDDLSNMSEFPHEYSIPFQVNTALFENMKELYEINETVEVEGQKITFKTLEVYPTQLKLQVTYDKNNTMKIFELEDLRIVDENGDEVTSIANGITGSNITEYGESFHLESNYFKKPKELYIEFTAIRALDKNLLDLQVDVENRKIVKAPDDRIYMEPSYNNEKEQLVISFDKDDLYSGELRVDWEFVDGDGKKYKPLSNGYSMGEANESLVLEIPNENYNNPLVFTISDYPTRKYTKDIRLKVK